A genome region from Candidatus Wallbacteria bacterium includes the following:
- the aroA gene encoding 3-phosphoshikimate 1-carboxyvinyltransferase has product MKVRIKGINSASGKIMLPGDKSISHRAAIIGTIANGVTEISNFASSADCASTLKCLKALGVNFERTDNFVRIKGVGLHGLKEPTAVLDCGNSGTTTRLLTGLLAAQPFLSVLSGDESLNSRPMARAIEPLRKMGANISAREGGKYAPIVVQGSTALTAGNFVMPVPSAQVKSALILAGLYAEGSQKISEPSLSRDHTERMLQYFGVDIQTEGLLVALGKHRQPTGRKMSVPGDISAAAFFLVLGAFRGDGIILSDVGVNPTRTGILEYFQSAGASFNLAGQRDTCNEPVADIEISRSRLSGSKISGPLIPLLIDELPVLAVAATQALGLTEVRDAAELRIKESDRIKAIVSQLQKFGADISECQDGFTVNGPVQLKGAECEGFDDHRIVMALTIAGLLASGETVVNGCECVNISFPEFFDRIREICGHECISFE; this is encoded by the coding sequence ATGAAGGTCAGAATAAAGGGTATCAACAGCGCTTCCGGTAAAATCATGCTGCCCGGAGACAAATCGATTTCCCACCGTGCAGCCATCATTGGAACAATTGCGAATGGTGTGACTGAGATAAGCAATTTTGCAAGCTCTGCCGACTGCGCCAGCACTTTGAAATGTCTGAAAGCCCTGGGTGTGAATTTTGAGCGGACCGATAATTTCGTACGCATCAAAGGCGTTGGATTGCACGGCCTGAAAGAACCGACTGCTGTGCTGGACTGCGGCAATTCAGGTACAACCACCCGGCTTCTCACAGGGCTCCTGGCAGCGCAGCCATTTCTCAGCGTTTTATCCGGTGACGAGAGTCTCAACAGCCGTCCCATGGCCCGAGCTATCGAGCCATTGCGCAAAATGGGTGCCAATATCTCAGCCCGTGAAGGCGGCAAATACGCGCCAATTGTAGTTCAGGGCAGTACTGCTCTCACAGCCGGGAATTTCGTGATGCCTGTTCCCAGCGCCCAGGTTAAATCAGCCCTGATTCTGGCCGGACTTTACGCTGAAGGATCACAGAAAATTTCAGAACCCAGCCTGTCCCGCGATCATACTGAGCGTATGCTTCAATATTTCGGGGTCGACATTCAGACAGAAGGACTCCTTGTAGCTCTTGGAAAGCACAGGCAACCGACTGGACGGAAAATGTCTGTCCCAGGCGACATCTCCGCAGCAGCATTTTTCCTGGTGCTGGGAGCGTTCAGAGGAGATGGGATCATATTGTCTGATGTGGGAGTCAATCCCACCAGAACCGGAATTCTGGAATATTTTCAGAGTGCCGGGGCAAGCTTCAATCTCGCTGGTCAGCGCGATACCTGCAATGAGCCTGTGGCAGACATTGAAATCAGCAGATCAAGGCTTTCAGGATCCAAAATTTCAGGTCCCCTGATCCCGCTCCTGATCGACGAACTTCCTGTTCTGGCTGTGGCAGCCACCCAAGCTCTGGGACTGACAGAAGTCAGGGATGCTGCTGAACTGCGGATTAAGGAATCAGACAGGATCAAAGCCATTGTGTCCCAGCTGCAAAAATTCGGGGCCGACATCAGCGAATGCCAGGATGGATTCACAGTGAACGGCCCTGTGCAGCTGAAGGGAGCCGAATGCGAAGGCTTCGACGATCACAGAATCGTGATGGCCCTCACCATTGCCGGGCTTCTCGCATCAGGGGAAACAGTGGTCAATGGCTGCGAATGCGTAAACATTTCTTTCCCGGAGTTTTTCGACCGGATCAGGGAGATCTGCGGGCATGAATGCATCAGCTTTGAGTAA
- a CDS encoding aminodeoxychorismate/anthranilate synthase component II, with translation MILMIDNYDSFVYNIVQYLGELKQEIRVFRNNEITLQGIADLKPSHIFISPGPCSPSEAGISLETIREFAGKIPVFGVCLGHQSIGQVFGGRVIRAGAVVHGKVHRIFHDGKSIFSGLPSPFHATRYHSLIVERKSLPDCLEVSAWTEDGLVMGLRHKQFKVEGVQFHPESVLTEHGHSILKNFLS, from the coding sequence ATGATCCTGATGATCGATAATTACGACTCCTTTGTCTATAACATCGTGCAGTATCTAGGCGAGCTGAAACAGGAGATCCGCGTTTTCCGTAACAATGAAATCACGCTGCAGGGCATCGCTGATCTGAAGCCGTCGCATATCTTCATTTCTCCAGGCCCATGCTCGCCTTCAGAAGCAGGGATCAGCCTGGAAACCATCAGGGAATTCGCGGGAAAAATCCCTGTTTTCGGTGTCTGCCTTGGCCATCAGTCCATCGGCCAGGTGTTCGGAGGCCGGGTGATCAGGGCAGGAGCAGTTGTGCATGGCAAAGTGCACAGGATTTTCCACGACGGGAAAAGCATTTTCAGTGGTTTGCCGTCTCCTTTCCATGCAACCAGATATCATTCGCTGATCGTGGAACGAAAAAGCCTGCCTGACTGCCTGGAAGTCTCGGCCTGGACAGAAGACGGCCTGGTCATGGGTTTAAGGCACAAACAATTTAAAGTTGAAGGCGTGCAGTTTCATCCGGAATCTGTGCTCACAGAGCACGGCCACTCGATTCTGAAAAATTTCCTGTCCTGA
- the trpE gene encoding anthranilate synthase component I, with amino-acid sequence MNASALSKHPFYRKLPLKSFPVSAYSLLYSQEEYSFIYESLESSGERGRYSFIGGRPFLIFRSTGNKIELEVDGVKSEQAGNPLDLLRELTGKYKGLPEIPVFSGGALGYISYDAIRLIEKIPDKNPDELGISDTFFIFPSEIILFDHLENTVTLVLYAETEPKDRFGEIVTVLAGCLDESGYKSQKSTKTCTFSSNFTQSGFEKIVEKSKEYILSGDIFQVVLSQRLSFDLDATPFSVYRSLRKSNPSPYMYFLRLSDMHILGSSPETLIKVHDGIVVSRPLAGTRPRGETEERDLELEQELLADEQERAEHVMLVDLARNDIGRVCEYGSVKATELFQVERYSRVMHIVSNVVGRLASENDMFDLFRACFPAGTVSGAPKVRAMEIIDELENRRRGVYAGAIGYFSFTGNMDVCIAIRMILIKGKKGYIQAGAGIVADSVPEREYQETLNKAKALLKTIEASQ; translated from the coding sequence ATGAATGCATCAGCTTTGAGTAAACATCCTTTTTACAGGAAACTTCCGCTCAAGTCTTTTCCTGTTTCAGCCTATTCTCTGCTTTATTCGCAGGAGGAATACAGCTTCATCTATGAATCCCTGGAGTCGAGCGGAGAGCGCGGCAGGTATTCGTTCATCGGCGGACGGCCGTTTCTGATTTTCAGAAGCACAGGAAACAAAATTGAACTGGAAGTTGACGGAGTAAAATCGGAACAAGCAGGAAACCCGCTTGATCTTCTTCGAGAGCTCACGGGTAAATACAAGGGGCTGCCTGAAATCCCGGTCTTCTCCGGCGGAGCGCTCGGCTATATCAGCTATGACGCGATCCGGCTGATCGAGAAGATTCCGGATAAAAACCCGGATGAACTCGGCATTTCTGACACTTTTTTCATATTTCCCTCAGAAATCATCCTTTTCGACCATCTGGAAAATACAGTGACCCTAGTACTCTACGCCGAAACCGAGCCAAAGGATCGCTTCGGTGAAATCGTGACAGTGCTGGCAGGCTGCCTGGACGAGTCAGGTTACAAATCCCAGAAATCCACGAAAACCTGCACCTTTTCCAGTAATTTCACCCAGTCCGGGTTCGAAAAAATTGTGGAAAAATCCAAGGAATATATCCTGTCAGGCGACATCTTTCAGGTGGTTCTTTCGCAGCGCCTGTCCTTTGATCTTGATGCAACCCCTTTTTCAGTTTACAGAAGCCTGCGCAAATCCAATCCCTCGCCATACATGTATTTTCTGCGCCTCTCTGACATGCATATACTGGGTTCATCGCCGGAAACACTGATCAAGGTGCATGACGGCATTGTCGTGTCCAGGCCTCTGGCAGGAACCAGGCCCAGAGGTGAAACCGAGGAGCGTGATTTGGAACTGGAGCAGGAACTGCTGGCTGATGAGCAGGAGAGGGCAGAGCATGTAATGCTCGTGGATCTGGCGAGGAACGACATCGGACGGGTCTGCGAATATGGCAGTGTAAAAGCCACTGAACTTTTCCAGGTGGAACGCTATTCCAGGGTGATGCACATAGTCTCCAATGTTGTAGGCAGACTCGCATCCGAGAATGACATGTTCGACCTGTTCCGCGCCTGCTTCCCTGCAGGCACTGTTTCCGGAGCTCCCAAAGTACGGGCCATGGAAATCATTGATGAGCTGGAAAACAGGCGGCGCGGAGTCTATGCAGGCGCGATCGGCTATTTCAGTTTCACAGGTAATATGGATGTCTGTATCGCCATCCGCATGATCCTGATCAAGGGAAAAAAAGGCTACATCCAGGCCGGAGCCGGAATTGTGGCAGATTCAGTACCTGAGCGCGAATATCAGGAAACGCTGAACAAGGCCAAGGCTTTGCTCAAGACCATAGAGGCTTCGCAATGA